Proteins found in one Hoplias malabaricus isolate fHopMal1 chromosome 17, fHopMal1.hap1, whole genome shotgun sequence genomic segment:
- the LOC136673954 gene encoding major histocompatibility complex class I-related gene protein-like, which translates to MAFFMVLLWAAPTVVLTDSHSLALISTFIKGDTPFPEFSFIVLLDDIVVAYYDSVKKTLFSRDHHKEEEEEEDEEDTVVDPDMVKSVTSSMHADLKERWAYAKYSLNVTDGIYVEQRLGTCELDNDQPGPMITKTAIGGSSMGELYFHKDKFTYHNSLNITPETLKIHLEIIQLHQEYLYYPACIKTLRAYLEKRSHQVKKKVKPRVRLIQKKRSVSGWDGVSCLATGFYPRHINLTILRDGEPVPERLTTGGELLPNRDGTYQMRKNLELSGEDLKQSVFTCSVTHLGLDNKLDVHLELGPGDPLKLIVIPVLAAVLLVCVVGAGICVMRKCRRKERASSQRSAPLPCTEEGHTSLDVPED; encoded by the exons ATGGCATTCTTTATGGTCCTGCTTTGGGCAGCACCTACAGTCGTCCTCACAG ATTCTCACTCTCTGGCACTGATTTCAACTTTCATCAAAGGAGACACACCATTTCCAGAATTTAGTTTCATTGTCCTGTTGGACGACATCGTAGTGGCATACTAtgattctgtaaaaaaaaccctcttttCAAGAGACCACCataaggaggaggaggaggaggaggatgaagaggacACTGTGGTTGACCCAGATATGGTCAAGTCTGTAACTTCCTCCATGCATGCTGACCTTAAAGAGAGATGGGCATATGCCAAGTACAGCTTAAATGTCACTGACG GGATTTACGTTGAGCAGAGACTGGGGACGTGTGAACTGGACAATGATCAGCCTGGCCCAATGATCACCAAGACTGCAATTGGAGGCTCCTCAATGGGGGAGCTGTATTTTCATAAAGACAAATTTACATATCACAATAGTTTAAACATTACACCAGAGACATTAAAGATACACTTGGAGATAATACAGTTGCATCAGGAATATCTCTATTACCCAGCATGCATTAAAACActcagagcttacctggaaaaGAGGAGTCACCAGGTGAAGAAGAAAG TGAAACCCAGAGTGAGGCTGATCCAGAAGAAAcgctctgtgtctgggtgggatGGGGTCAGTTGTCTGGCCACTGGTTTCTACCCCCGTCACATCAACCTGACCATCCTCAGAGACGGAGAACCAGTCCCTGAGCGACTGACCACTGGAGGAGAGCTGCTGCCCAACAGAGACGGGACCTACCAGATGAGGAAGAACCTGGAGCTCAGTGGAGAGGACCTTAAACAGAGCGTCTTCACCTGCAGTGTCACCCACCTCGGCCTGGACAACAAGCTGGACGTCCATCTGG agcTGGGTCCAGGGGACCCCTTAAAGCTGATTGTTATCCCTGTGCTGGCGGCTgtgctgttggtgtgtgtggtgggagCTGGAATCTGTGTAATGAGAAAATGCAGGAGAAAGGAAAGAG CATCTTCTCAGAGGAGTGCTCCACTTCCCTGCA CTGAAGAAGGACATACCTCACTGGATGTTCCTGAAGACTAA